A single genomic interval of Terriglobus albidus harbors:
- a CDS encoding LemA family protein, which yields MKGFLIGLVAVVLIVVFAFGSYTGSKNTMVQKNEEVTAAFSEIDVNLQRRADLIPNLVATVKGYAKQELDVLTAISNARAGLLTARTPDEKLAANDRLSVALLPLTRLQETYPELKSNEQFQRLEDELSGTENRIAVARRRYNDSIKDYNVYIQQFPHSIWASMAGFTPKTGYYAADPGSKTAPKVDFGK from the coding sequence ATGAAAGGTTTTCTGATTGGGCTGGTAGCCGTTGTACTGATTGTTGTGTTCGCATTCGGAAGCTATACCGGCTCCAAAAACACCATGGTGCAGAAGAATGAGGAGGTGACGGCTGCCTTCTCTGAGATTGATGTAAACCTGCAGCGCCGTGCCGATCTGATCCCGAATCTGGTGGCGACCGTGAAGGGCTACGCCAAGCAGGAGCTGGACGTGTTGACGGCGATCTCCAATGCGCGCGCCGGCCTTCTGACAGCGAGAACTCCGGATGAGAAGCTGGCGGCGAACGATCGTCTGAGTGTCGCCTTGCTGCCGCTGACCCGCCTGCAGGAGACCTATCCGGAGCTGAAGAGCAATGAGCAGTTTCAGCGCCTGGAAGACGAGTTGAGCGGGACGGAAAACCGCATTGCTGTGGCGCGCCGCCGTTACAACGATTCCATCAAGGACTACAACGTGTACATTCAGCAGTTCCCGCACTCCATCTGGGCGAGTATGGCCGGGTTCACCCCGAAGACGGGCTACTATGCGGCCGATCCGGGTTCGAAGACTGCGCCGAAGGTAGATTTCGGTAAGTAA
- a CDS encoding TPM domain-containing protein, with product MMTDMGRWARSWMWALLIVLAPLAAVGEKVSDLPKPTAYVTDLANVLSDPAKAQINQYAGEVERQAHAQIAVVIIKSLDDQPIEDYANNLFHTWGIGPKDPKYKDRGILLLFATQDRKRRIEVGFGLEGILPDAKTGDIGRAMRPLLQQNQWDEAIRLGVTEIGQTIADDAGVTLNPPQTTHTYHRETVHSGGGIGIGVLVVGFILFLIVVSILRRIFGGGGPGGFGGGGGGGWLPWLILGNILGSGGGRRDWDGRGGGGGGDRGDSSGGFGGFGGGDSGGGGSSGDW from the coding sequence ATGATGACAGATATGGGCCGATGGGCCAGATCGTGGATGTGGGCGCTGCTGATCGTGCTGGCGCCTTTGGCGGCGGTGGGTGAGAAGGTAAGCGACCTCCCCAAACCGACGGCTTATGTAACCGATCTGGCGAACGTGTTGTCCGATCCGGCCAAAGCGCAGATCAATCAATATGCAGGCGAGGTAGAGCGGCAGGCGCACGCACAGATTGCCGTGGTCATCATCAAGTCGCTCGACGACCAGCCGATCGAAGACTACGCGAACAATCTCTTTCACACATGGGGTATTGGACCCAAGGATCCGAAATACAAAGATCGCGGAATCCTGCTGTTGTTTGCCACGCAGGACCGCAAGCGACGTATCGAAGTGGGCTTCGGTCTTGAAGGGATTCTGCCCGACGCCAAGACTGGCGACATCGGGCGGGCGATGCGGCCGCTGCTGCAGCAGAATCAGTGGGACGAAGCTATTCGTCTTGGTGTAACCGAGATCGGACAGACGATCGCCGATGATGCCGGTGTCACGCTCAATCCTCCGCAGACGACGCATACCTATCATCGCGAGACGGTACACTCCGGTGGCGGCATCGGGATCGGTGTTCTTGTCGTCGGCTTTATCCTTTTCCTGATCGTTGTAAGCATCCTGCGCCGTATCTTTGGCGGCGGTGGTCCTGGCGGTTTCGGCGGTGGAGGTGGCGGTGGTTGGCTGCCCTGGCTGATTCTCGGCAATATCCTGGGCAGTGGCGGTGGACGCCGTGACTGGGATGGACGCGGCGGCGGGGGTGGTGGCGACAGAGGCGACTCCAGCGGCGGGTTTGGCGGTTTTGGTGGTGGTGACTCCGGTGGCGGTGGTTCCAGCGGGGACTGGTAA
- a CDS encoding DUF4142 domain-containing protein: MRISGVSAFVVMLGFGAATLAAQQDTSGSIYNTNPTPQQQRQEKPAGVGVSNARPEDTSAPLGDTGERMRDRFFLKTAAQSSRGVVRMSQLALAKSSNDDVKTFAQKIMTDHAALARTWKPLAQELGGPPARELSRKDQKLYDRLSGLSGEQFDKEYMMAMAESHREDLKLFRDTMFATSNNSLKDALDRTIPVIQDHIMQADSVARKNGYLAMQ, translated from the coding sequence ATGCGAATATCAGGCGTTTCAGCCTTTGTTGTGATGTTGGGATTTGGTGCGGCAACTTTAGCCGCACAGCAGGATACGAGCGGCAGCATCTACAACACCAATCCAACACCGCAGCAGCAGCGGCAGGAGAAGCCGGCAGGTGTTGGTGTTTCCAATGCGAGACCGGAAGATACCTCGGCGCCGCTGGGGGATACCGGTGAGCGTATGCGGGACCGGTTCTTCCTGAAGACCGCGGCTCAGAGCAGCAGGGGAGTTGTTCGAATGAGCCAGCTTGCTCTCGCGAAGTCCAGCAACGACGATGTAAAGACATTCGCGCAGAAGATCATGACAGACCATGCCGCGCTCGCGCGCACCTGGAAGCCGCTGGCACAGGAACTCGGAGGTCCTCCGGCCCGGGAGCTTTCCAGGAAGGACCAGAAGCTGTATGACCGGTTGAGCGGTCTTTCAGGAGAGCAGTTCGACAAGGAATACATGATGGCGATGGCAGAAAGCCATCGCGAAGATCTGAAGCTCTTTCGCGACACCATGTTCGCCACGTCGAATAATTCACTCAAAGACGCTCTCGACCGCACAATCCCTGTGATTCAGGACCACATCATGCAGGCGGATTCGGTAGCGCGTAAGAACGGTTACCTTGCCATGCAGTAA
- a CDS encoding S9 family peptidase, producing MQPPVARREPHPTNIHGQTLEDDYFWLRNKDSEEVIDYLKAENAYTHAFMEPTKGLQDKLYREMLSHIKETDVSVPYLANGYFYYTRTVEGLQYPIYCRKPSPAPGDPNAVYNDDVAEQIILDVNELAKDQPFMAIGGLAVSPDNTLLAYSTDNTGFRQYTLHIRSLVTGEDLPDTAPRTGSLVWADDSKTLFYTLEDEQTKRHYRLYRHTLGEDTAKDAVIFEETDERFNLGAGRSRDRKYIFIESGSHTTTEVRFAPASNPATFTLLAPRINDQEYYTDHRNGRFYIRVNDTGKNFRLVSADVNAPGREHWIEELPEDAEYPLEDFDLFRDFAVASDRVLGLPRLRVFGWSGDKLTSASEEVTFPEPTYSAGLHVNAEFAAATFRYSYQSLVSPSSVYSYDVLTHSSTLLKQQEVPGGFDRSRYASERIWATASDGTKIPVSLVYRRDEFVRNGENPLYVYGYGSYGYALPVGFNPNRLSLLDRGLVLAYAHIRGGGDLGDKWHDAGKMQVKMNTFTDFIAATEYLVAEGYGDPKRVAIEGGSAGGLLMGAVTNLRSDLFSVVLSHVPFVDAMNTMLDDSLPLTVGEYEEWGNPNEPEAFATMHAYSPYDNLKPGDYPATLVKTSLNDSQVMYWEPAKYIAKLRTLKNNGTPLLLETNMDAGHGGASGRYDYLKEIAFDYAFLLTQLGVEKP from the coding sequence ATGCAACCCCCTGTCGCCCGCCGCGAGCCGCATCCCACCAACATCCACGGACAAACACTCGAAGACGATTACTTCTGGCTCCGTAACAAGGACTCAGAAGAGGTGATCGATTACCTGAAGGCCGAGAACGCCTACACCCATGCCTTCATGGAGCCCACCAAGGGGCTGCAGGACAAGCTCTATCGCGAGATGCTGTCGCACATCAAGGAGACCGATGTTTCGGTTCCCTATCTCGCGAATGGGTACTTCTATTACACCCGCACGGTTGAAGGGCTGCAGTACCCCATCTACTGCCGCAAGCCATCCCCTGCTCCGGGCGATCCGAACGCCGTCTACAACGACGATGTCGCGGAGCAGATCATCCTTGACGTCAATGAACTGGCCAAAGACCAGCCCTTCATGGCCATTGGAGGCCTTGCGGTCTCGCCGGATAATACGCTGCTTGCCTATTCGACTGACAATACCGGCTTCCGCCAATACACGCTGCATATCCGCTCTCTCGTCACGGGAGAAGACCTTCCGGATACTGCGCCGCGCACCGGCTCTCTGGTGTGGGCCGACGATTCGAAGACGCTCTTCTACACCCTCGAAGACGAACAGACCAAGCGACACTATCGCCTTTACCGTCACACGCTGGGAGAGGATACGGCCAAAGACGCCGTGATCTTTGAAGAGACGGACGAGCGTTTCAACCTCGGCGCCGGACGCAGTCGTGACCGAAAGTACATCTTCATCGAGTCCGGCAGTCACACGACAACCGAGGTGCGGTTTGCGCCTGCCTCCAACCCGGCAACGTTCACGCTGCTGGCTCCGCGCATCAACGATCAGGAGTACTACACCGACCATCGCAACGGTCGTTTCTATATCCGGGTGAATGACACAGGCAAGAACTTCCGCCTGGTTTCAGCAGACGTGAATGCTCCCGGACGCGAGCATTGGATCGAAGAGCTCCCTGAGGATGCAGAGTATCCGCTCGAAGACTTCGATCTCTTCCGCGACTTTGCGGTCGCCTCCGACCGCGTGCTCGGCTTGCCTCGACTTCGCGTCTTCGGCTGGAGTGGCGACAAGCTGACATCCGCCTCGGAAGAAGTGACCTTCCCGGAGCCGACCTACTCCGCGGGGCTGCACGTCAATGCGGAGTTTGCTGCGGCTACCTTCCGCTACAGCTATCAGTCGCTGGTCTCGCCTTCTTCGGTCTACAGCTACGATGTCCTTACACATTCCTCCACACTGTTGAAGCAACAGGAGGTTCCGGGCGGTTTCGACCGTTCCCGTTATGCCTCTGAGCGCATCTGGGCCACGGCATCTGACGGTACAAAGATCCCTGTCTCGCTGGTCTATCGTCGTGATGAGTTCGTCCGCAATGGCGAGAATCCGCTTTACGTCTACGGCTACGGTTCCTACGGTTACGCACTGCCGGTTGGCTTCAACCCGAACCGTCTTTCTCTGCTTGATCGCGGCCTGGTACTGGCCTACGCACATATCCGCGGAGGCGGCGATCTTGGCGACAAGTGGCACGACGCCGGCAAGATGCAGGTAAAGATGAATACCTTCACCGACTTCATCGCAGCCACCGAGTATCTTGTAGCTGAGGGCTATGGTGATCCAAAACGAGTGGCCATCGAAGGCGGCTCCGCGGGCGGCCTGCTGATGGGCGCGGTCACCAATCTTCGTTCTGATCTCTTCAGCGTTGTGCTGTCGCATGTGCCCTTCGTCGATGCGATGAACACCATGCTGGATGACTCGCTCCCGCTCACCGTTGGTGAGTATGAGGAGTGGGGCAATCCGAACGAGCCGGAGGCGTTCGCCACCATGCACGCCTATTCGCCGTACGACAACCTGAAGCCGGGCGACTACCCGGCAACACTGGTGAAAACCAGCCTGAACGATTCGCAGGTGATGTACTGGGAACCGGCCAAATATATCGCCAAGCTGCGCACCCTGAAGAATAACGGCACTCCGCTTCTGCTTGAGACCAATATGGACGCGGGCCATGGAGGAGCTTCAGGCCGTTATGACTACCTGAAGGAGATCGCCTTCGATTACGCCTTCCTGCTGACTCAGTTAGGAGTTGAAAAACCATAA
- a CDS encoding isoaspartyl peptidase/L-asparaginase family protein, which yields MRKRALFTVAAAAMISMTTHGQTPQTPHKWAIVIHGGAGVIERKNMTPEAEKAYRAALDKVLQTGADVLAKGGSSLDAIEASIKLMEDDPLFNAGRGAVFTAAGRNELDAAIMDGKTLNAGAVAEVTRTRHPISLARAVMEKSPHVMLIGNGADEFAAERGLEQVDPSYFFTERRWQQLVKALKAKGKPIPPRPAGAPSEPKEPISFLQPDELPAAAWPDESQTHKYGTVGVVALDRDGNVAAGTSTGGTTAKLYGRVGDSPIIGAGTYASNESCAVSATGTGEYFIRLTVAREICALVQYKGMRLQAAADEVIQKRLTALKGDGGIIAVTPDGQLAWSFNTPGMYRARLAEGGKAQVSIYHDEP from the coding sequence ATGAGAAAGAGAGCACTCTTTACGGTGGCTGCGGCTGCCATGATCTCCATGACCACACACGGCCAAACACCACAGACACCTCACAAATGGGCCATCGTCATCCACGGGGGCGCCGGCGTCATCGAACGCAAGAACATGACGCCCGAGGCGGAAAAGGCCTACCGCGCGGCTCTCGACAAGGTGCTGCAGACCGGCGCGGATGTGCTGGCTAAAGGCGGATCTTCCCTCGATGCCATTGAAGCCTCCATCAAACTGATGGAAGACGATCCGTTGTTTAACGCCGGACGCGGCGCAGTCTTTACCGCTGCCGGACGCAACGAACTGGACGCTGCCATCATGGACGGCAAGACCCTGAACGCAGGCGCAGTCGCCGAAGTCACCCGGACACGGCACCCTATCTCGCTCGCGCGCGCGGTCATGGAGAAGTCGCCGCACGTCATGCTGATTGGCAACGGAGCAGACGAGTTCGCCGCCGAGCGAGGCCTGGAGCAGGTTGACCCCAGCTACTTCTTCACCGAGCGCCGTTGGCAGCAGCTTGTAAAAGCGCTCAAGGCCAAGGGCAAACCGATTCCTCCGCGCCCGGCAGGCGCTCCTTCCGAACCAAAGGAACCGATCTCTTTCTTACAACCCGATGAGCTGCCTGCTGCGGCGTGGCCCGATGAAAGCCAGACTCACAAATACGGGACCGTCGGCGTCGTCGCTCTCGACCGGGACGGCAATGTAGCTGCCGGCACCTCCACAGGAGGCACAACGGCGAAGCTCTATGGCCGCGTCGGCGATTCGCCCATTATCGGGGCGGGTACGTACGCCTCCAATGAGAGCTGCGCTGTTTCTGCCACAGGCACCGGCGAGTATTTCATCCGCCTCACAGTCGCCCGCGAGATCTGCGCGCTTGTTCAGTACAAGGGAATGAGGTTGCAGGCCGCGGCCGACGAGGTAATTCAGAAGCGCCTTACAGCGCTTAAGGGTGATGGAGGCATCATTGCCGTCACACCCGATGGACAACTTGCATGGAGCTTCAATACGCCGGGGATGTACCGCGCCAGACTGGCAGAAGGCGGCAAGGCGCAGGTCAGCATCTATCACGACGAACCATAA
- a CDS encoding ABC transporter ATP-binding protein, translating to MSSSLGAPRMHAGDRPIRSHKTPPGGEKRPKPPLKKVLPQVWALFRPRLGLVVGSFLLMIVNRACGLVLPASSRYLIDNVMYHGQSSLLPKIIAMVAAATMIQGITTYALSQLLSTEGQKLIAELRRKVQEHIGRLPVEFYDRNRTGVLVSRIMTDVEGVRNIIGTGLVEFVGGLLTASIAFVVLIRLSTRMTLLTFSILLIFAVILMRAFKTIRPIFRQRGAISAEVTGRLTESLGGVRVVKGYHAEESEANVFAGGVQRLLTNVLSSLRAQSMMTLSSTMVLGVVGGLVMYLGGREHTAGRLTVGGYVEYTMFLTFMIAPMVQLVSIGTQLTEAAAGLDRTNEVLAELTEDAGSKRKAELGTLRGDVRFEHVSFEYEEGKPVLHDIDFVARPGTSTALVGSSGSGKSTIISLVCAFHTAQQGRVVVDGVDLADVKLSSYRSQLGVVLQETFLFDGTVRENVLFSRPEATEEQWREACRIARVDEFVERFPEGYETIVGERGVKLSGGQRQRLSIARAILADPRILILDEATSSLDSESEALIQEGLNYLMRGRTTFVIAHRLSTIRRADQILVVEQGRIRERGRHEELLAMGGRYYELYTRQHGVEMNMFLAPGEGDKLEEEAKA from the coding sequence ATGTCGTCGTCATTAGGAGCACCGCGGATGCACGCCGGCGACCGGCCGATCCGCAGTCATAAGACCCCTCCCGGAGGAGAGAAGAGGCCAAAGCCTCCTCTGAAGAAAGTACTGCCGCAGGTATGGGCGCTGTTTCGACCACGGCTCGGTCTGGTGGTCGGCAGCTTTCTGTTGATGATCGTCAACCGTGCCTGCGGTTTAGTGCTTCCCGCTTCCTCTCGCTACCTGATCGACAACGTGATGTACCACGGGCAGTCATCGTTGTTGCCGAAGATCATCGCTATGGTCGCTGCTGCGACCATGATCCAGGGCATCACAACCTATGCTCTATCGCAGTTGCTCTCGACAGAAGGCCAGAAGCTTATCGCTGAGCTGCGGCGGAAGGTGCAGGAGCATATCGGCCGGCTCCCTGTGGAGTTTTATGACCGTAATCGTACGGGTGTGCTGGTCTCGCGCATCATGACCGACGTGGAAGGCGTTCGCAACATCATCGGCACGGGGCTGGTGGAGTTTGTCGGCGGACTGCTGACAGCGTCGATTGCATTTGTCGTGCTCATCCGCCTGAGCACGCGGATGACGCTTCTGACCTTCTCGATCCTGCTGATCTTTGCGGTGATCCTGATGCGTGCCTTCAAGACGATCCGTCCCATCTTCCGGCAGCGCGGAGCTATCTCTGCAGAGGTGACAGGACGCCTGACTGAGTCGTTAGGCGGCGTCCGGGTCGTCAAGGGATATCACGCCGAGGAGAGTGAGGCGAATGTCTTTGCGGGTGGCGTCCAGCGATTACTGACGAACGTGCTGAGCTCGCTGCGGGCCCAGTCGATGATGACATTATCGAGCACGATGGTGCTGGGCGTGGTCGGCGGCCTGGTGATGTACCTCGGCGGCAGGGAGCATACGGCGGGGCGCCTGACCGTTGGTGGATACGTGGAATACACCATGTTCCTGACCTTCATGATCGCTCCCATGGTGCAACTGGTTTCGATTGGAACGCAGTTGACGGAAGCCGCAGCCGGCCTGGATCGGACCAATGAAGTGCTGGCGGAGCTGACCGAAGATGCAGGCTCGAAGCGCAAGGCGGAGCTGGGAACGTTGCGTGGGGATGTCCGCTTTGAACACGTCAGCTTTGAGTATGAAGAAGGCAAACCTGTGCTGCACGATATCGACTTCGTGGCCAGGCCCGGGACCTCGACGGCGCTGGTGGGCTCGTCCGGTTCCGGCAAGTCAACCATCATCAGCCTGGTATGTGCCTTCCACACTGCACAGCAGGGCCGGGTCGTCGTGGACGGCGTGGATCTGGCAGATGTAAAGCTGAGCAGCTATCGGTCGCAGCTTGGCGTGGTTCTGCAGGAAACCTTCCTCTTTGATGGTACTGTGCGTGAAAACGTGCTGTTCTCACGTCCGGAAGCTACGGAAGAGCAGTGGAGAGAAGCTTGCCGCATCGCGCGCGTGGATGAGTTTGTGGAGCGCTTCCCGGAAGGCTATGAAACCATCGTCGGCGAGCGCGGCGTGAAACTGAGCGGAGGCCAGAGGCAGCGGCTCTCCATCGCTCGCGCCATCCTTGCGGATCCTCGCATCCTGATTCTGGATGAAGCGACCAGTTCGCTTGATTCGGAGAGCGAGGCGCTGATCCAGGAAGGCCTGAACTACCTGATGCGAGGACGCACCACCTTCGTCATCGCTCACCGGCTCTCAACCATTCGCAGGGCAGATCAGATTCTGGTGGTGGAACAAGGCCGCATCCGGGAGCGTGGACGCCATGAGGAACTGCTGGCAATGGGCGGACGCTACTACGAGCTTTACACACGGCAGCACGGCGTAGAGATGAATATGTTCCTGGCTCCCGGCGAAGGCGACAAGCTGGAAGAAGAAGCTAAGGCATAG
- a CDS encoding SCO family protein, with protein sequence MRKISFAILLAVVVCMAGCKKPPQPPSTTKTFDVRGKVIETNPARSEVTLDHEAIPGFMEAMIMPYKVKDSAVLKELHPGDRITAKLFVEYDGEVYKNAKLDQIVVIAQGKPDYKPTMQFHAPAKGDVVPDFKLTNQNGKAIHLNEFQGRVLLITFVYTRCPLDDYCPKMSRNFAEIEKTLATDKDAASGTHLLSISFDPAFDSPKVLKSYGEIYAGKTDFRHWEFAVPLQSDLRPMEEFFDLGVTSDDNKSLTHSLSTVVVDKSGRVAEWFPGNDWTAAQVAARMKELARAA encoded by the coding sequence GTGAGAAAGATTTCTTTTGCGATCCTGCTGGCTGTCGTGGTCTGCATGGCTGGGTGCAAAAAGCCCCCCCAACCTCCGAGCACGACGAAGACGTTTGATGTTCGCGGTAAGGTGATCGAGACGAATCCCGCCCGCAGCGAGGTGACGCTGGATCATGAAGCCATTCCAGGCTTTATGGAAGCCATGATCATGCCGTACAAGGTGAAAGATTCGGCGGTACTGAAGGAGCTTCATCCGGGGGACCGGATTACGGCAAAGCTCTTTGTCGAGTACGACGGCGAGGTCTACAAGAACGCCAAGCTCGATCAGATTGTCGTAATCGCCCAGGGGAAACCGGACTACAAACCGACAATGCAGTTTCATGCGCCCGCGAAAGGCGACGTCGTCCCGGACTTCAAGCTGACCAATCAGAACGGGAAGGCGATTCACCTGAATGAGTTCCAGGGCCGGGTTCTGTTGATCACCTTTGTCTATACGCGCTGCCCGTTGGATGACTACTGCCCGAAGATGAGCCGCAACTTTGCGGAGATCGAGAAGACGCTCGCAACGGATAAGGATGCGGCGTCAGGGACGCACCTGCTGAGCATTAGCTTCGATCCGGCCTTCGATTCACCGAAGGTGCTGAAGAGCTACGGCGAAATCTATGCCGGGAAGACGGACTTCCGGCACTGGGAGTTTGCAGTGCCTTTGCAGAGCGATCTGCGGCCCATGGAGGAGTTTTTCGACCTGGGAGTGACTTCGGACGACAATAAATCGCTCACTCATTCGTTATCTACGGTAGTCGTGGATAAAAGCGGACGTGTGGCCGAGTGGTTTCCGGGGAATGACTGGACGGCTGCGCAGGTCGCAGCGCGGATGAAAGAACTGGCCCGTGCGGCCTGA
- a CDS encoding MFS transporter, with translation MRSRAQAPSLPLLAYGFLLTGLGTALLGPILPLLAARHHLSDASIGLLPLAQFLGATVGGMTVFRRPQYSFGTGAFAAAAGLALFAIAPALPMLMAVLFGGAWGIGQMIASSNVITGSRYTQNRASALTLLNALFSAGALLSPLFASWLTPHMRLRSMLLGFAALFAIAALLFAFERSRTPIDVPENTSAAASDVPPVGLHLFLFFALLLALYGAYESSFNVWLTTYMLRYGGRSLSESQAVTSVFWIALACARPLSSAVLLRLKDTLLQRLALVALVISTLALLFAHTAVEITVVAVILGLSLGPVFPVTFALILGRKPSPRQAGVILAASGLGAALLPWLMGVLSRQSDSLRTAFLLPLAVAVGLLIFSFRLSRSAQ, from the coding sequence GTGCGCTCGAGAGCCCAGGCACCGTCACTTCCGCTGCTCGCCTATGGATTTCTGCTGACCGGCCTGGGTACGGCTCTATTGGGTCCCATCCTTCCCCTGCTTGCAGCCAGGCACCATCTGTCGGACGCCTCCATCGGCCTGCTGCCGTTGGCGCAGTTTCTGGGGGCTACCGTCGGCGGCATGACAGTCTTTCGCCGGCCGCAATACAGCTTCGGAACCGGAGCCTTCGCCGCAGCGGCCGGGCTTGCTCTCTTTGCGATTGCACCTGCTCTCCCGATGCTCATGGCCGTGCTCTTTGGCGGAGCCTGGGGTATCGGCCAGATGATCGCTTCCTCCAATGTGATTACAGGCTCACGCTATACGCAGAATCGCGCCTCCGCTCTCACATTGCTCAATGCCCTGTTCAGCGCCGGTGCGTTGCTGTCGCCGCTGTTCGCCTCCTGGCTTACACCTCACATGCGGCTGCGATCGATGCTGTTGGGTTTCGCGGCTCTCTTCGCGATTGCGGCGCTGCTGTTTGCTTTCGAACGCAGCCGGACCCCGATCGACGTTCCAGAAAACACCTCCGCGGCCGCTTCGGACGTTCCGCCGGTTGGTCTTCATCTGTTCCTTTTCTTTGCCCTTCTGCTTGCCCTGTACGGAGCGTATGAGAGCAGCTTCAACGTCTGGCTTACGACCTACATGCTCCGCTATGGAGGGCGTTCGCTTTCTGAAAGCCAGGCCGTGACCTCCGTGTTCTGGATCGCCCTCGCCTGCGCCCGTCCCCTCTCGTCAGCCGTCCTTCTGCGTCTGAAGGACACGCTCCTGCAGCGTCTTGCGCTGGTGGCGCTGGTGATCAGTACACTGGCGCTGCTCTTCGCTCACACTGCTGTCGAAATCACCGTCGTGGCCGTCATTCTGGGGCTTTCGCTCGGTCCGGTCTTTCCCGTGACCTTCGCCCTCATCCTCGGCCGCAAACCTTCTCCACGGCAGGCAGGTGTCATCCTTGCCGCCTCCGGCCTGGGAGCCGCCCTTCTGCCATGGCTTATGGGAGTTCTCTCACGGCAGTCGGACTCGCTGCGTACGGCATTCCTGCTTCCGCTTGCCGTCGCTGTGGGCCTGTTGATCTTCTCGTTCCGCCTCAGCCGTTCAGCACAATAG
- a CDS encoding UbiX family flavin prenyltransferase: MIIVSEVIVQERVITLAITGASGAIFARLALKMLDTDARVRRIHLVASDAALRVFAEELQLAGRAQLVERLLGRSSDKIVHHGQDDIGAAIASGSHLSHGMIVLPCSMGTLAGIANGLASNLIERAADVMLKERRPLVLCVRETPFNRIHLRNMQLAAEAGATIYPVIPTFYNHPQSVEDIARNFVHRVLAHIDLPQAGAYEWKPED; this comes from the coding sequence ATGATTATTGTGAGCGAAGTTATTGTGCAAGAACGGGTTATCACGCTTGCGATTACCGGCGCCAGTGGTGCGATCTTCGCACGTCTTGCGCTTAAGATGCTGGATACCGACGCCCGCGTTCGCCGCATCCATCTGGTTGCATCGGATGCGGCTCTCCGCGTTTTTGCCGAAGAGCTGCAACTTGCCGGTCGCGCCCAACTCGTGGAACGGCTTCTTGGCCGAAGCTCAGACAAGATCGTGCATCACGGACAGGACGACATAGGAGCAGCGATCGCCAGTGGAAGTCATCTTAGTCACGGCATGATTGTGCTTCCCTGTTCCATGGGTACCTTGGCAGGCATCGCCAACGGCCTTGCCTCTAACCTGATTGAGCGCGCGGCGGATGTCATGCTGAAAGAGCGCCGTCCACTGGTGCTGTGTGTGCGTGAGACGCCTTTCAACCGCATCCATCTACGGAATATGCAGCTTGCGGCAGAGGCCGGTGCGACCATCTATCCCGTTATTCCGACCTTCTATAACCATCCTCAGAGCGTCGAGGATATCGCTCGCAACTTTGTTCATCGAGTTCTGGCGCATATCGATCTGCCACAGGCCGGGGCGTATGAATGGAAGCCGGAAGACTAA
- a CDS encoding alpha/beta fold hydrolase, with protein MKSWFLRILGSFLLVVLVAGAVFYLRPLWVSDQLLRYKMWRQGVSSHYIELDGHRIHYVEAGPVNGKQLLLVHGLGSRVEDWAELMPRFAGEGYHVYAPDLLGYGRSAKPQGSDYSIAEEEKMVAQFMDAMHLAQPDVIGWSMGGWVSMRLAVDYPQRIRRLVLYDTAGLYFQVDFSFDNFTPKSIDEVTELLRVLEPVPTRLPDFVSRDVVRRAAENGWVTQRSIHAMTIGRELMDFRLSGLKMPMLVVWGEMDRLIPPATGERLQQLVPQARLEIVDGCGHLAPRECPVPVFAATKEFLASEPATAGGRREWPK; from the coding sequence ATGAAGAGCTGGTTCTTACGCATCCTTGGAAGTTTTCTGCTGGTGGTTCTCGTCGCTGGTGCAGTGTTTTATCTACGGCCCCTGTGGGTGAGCGATCAATTGCTGCGCTACAAGATGTGGCGGCAGGGCGTAAGCAGCCATTACATCGAGCTTGACGGTCACCGGATTCACTACGTCGAAGCCGGGCCTGTGAACGGGAAGCAGCTATTGCTGGTTCACGGACTGGGAAGCCGCGTCGAGGACTGGGCTGAGTTGATGCCTAGGTTCGCCGGTGAGGGATATCACGTCTACGCGCCTGATCTGCTGGGCTACGGCCGGTCTGCAAAGCCCCAGGGCTCCGACTACTCCATCGCTGAAGAAGAGAAGATGGTGGCTCAGTTCATGGACGCTATGCACCTGGCACAGCCGGACGTGATCGGCTGGTCGATGGGTGGCTGGGTAAGCATGCGTCTGGCGGTCGATTATCCGCAGCGCATTCGGCGTCTGGTGTTGTATGACACCGCCGGTCTCTACTTCCAGGTGGACTTCTCGTTCGACAACTTCACGCCGAAGAGCATCGACGAGGTAACCGAGCTGCTGCGCGTTTTGGAGCCGGTGCCGACACGCCTGCCGGACTTCGTATCCCGTGATGTTGTACGGCGTGCCGCCGAGAATGGATGGGTGACGCAGCGGAGTATTCACGCGATGACCATCGGACGCGAGTTGATGGACTTCCGCTTGAGCGGCTTGAAGATGCCCATGCTGGTCGTGTGGGGAGAGATGGATCGTCTGATTCCGCCCGCGACCGGAGAGCGGTTACAGCAACTGGTGCCGCAGGCGCGGCTGGAGATCGTGGATGGCTGCGGACATCTGGCTCCCCGCGAGTGCCCCGTACCAGTCTTTGCAGCGACGAAGGAATTCCTCGCGTCAGAGCCTGCAACTGCCGGCGGCCGCAGGGAATGGCCGAAGTAA